One Fulvia fulva chromosome 12, complete sequence genomic region harbors:
- a CDS encoding ATP-dependent DNA helicase Q5, whose protein sequence is MPGPPARKLGQKVDIDFTLRKVFGRDSFRPVQREVVIAALDGHDVFLQAATGFGKSLCFQLPAVVDYGITIVISPLLALMNNQIASLRAANIRVGTINSTTPMSAKNAILDDLKTGHPLTRLLYVTPEYCQLDHFRKHLRIVHQQKELARIAVDEAHCISEWGHDFRPSFKELKWFKEEFSEVPMICCTATATKQVRDDVIKTLALNPDTLKSYTMTTSRPNLHIDIRFTSDDVDRYDDFLKWIKNVHARRADNPTRSQELRQRKERVTSFPGIIYTWYRKDTEALAARLQSDGIGAKAYHAGLSVEQKDDHLHGWVQNKEGYDVIVATTAFGMGIDKDNVRFVAHWQMPKSFEGYYQEAGRAGRDGKASLCIMYYSREDRDRAAFVMRREAEKTYNKQGQNRDAQILRGKSLQALIGYCENVNGCRHKLIAKYFGEKEAPPCDYACDWHKDPVTLARRKDQDLSSEEWIATQRQTGTYDCEGYD, encoded by the exons ATGCCTGGTCCTCCAGCTCGAAAGCTCGGGCAAAAGGTAGACATCGACTTCACGCTTCGGAAAGTGTTTGGCAGAGACAGCTTCAG ACCTGTACAGCGCGAAGTTGTGATCGCAGCCCTTGACGGCCACGATGTCTTCCTCCAAGCCGCCACCGGTTTTGGCAAGAGTTTGTGCTTCCAACTACCAGCGGTAGTCGATTATGGCATTACGATTGTCATCTCTCCTCTGCTGGCACTCATGAACAATCAGATCGCCTCACTGCGAGCAGCTAACATCCGAGTCGGAACTATCAACAGCACGACTCCAATGTCCGCGAAGAACGCCATCCTGGATGATCTCAAGACTGGCCACCCTCTGACTAGGCTTCTCTATGTCACGCCAGAGTACTGCCAGCTCGACCACTTTCGCAAACACCTTCGGATTGTCCACCAGCAGAAAGAGCTGGCCAGAATCGCCGTGGATGAGGCGCATTGTATCTCGGAGTGGGGACACGACTTTCGCCCAAGCTTCAAAGAGCTCAAATGGTTCAAGGAGGAGTTTTCAGAGGTCCCGATGATATGCTGTACTGCAACTGCCACCAAGCAAGTCCGAGACGATGTCATCAAAACGTTGGCCCTCAACCCAGATACTCTCAAGAGCTACACCATGACGACCAGCCGGCCCAACTTACACATCGACATTCGCTTCACCAGCGACGATGTCGATCGCTACGATGACTTTCTCAAATGGATCAAGAACGTGCATGCACGTAGAGCTGATAACCCTACGCGCTCGCAGGAACTCAGACAGCGCAAGGAGCGAGTAACGAGCTTTCCTGGCATCATCTACACCTGGTATCGAAAGGATACGGAAGCGCTTGCCGCACGATTGCAGTCAGATGGCATTGGTGCGAAAGCCTATCACGCTGGTCTGTCGGTCGAGCAGAAGGATGATCATCTTCACGGTTGGGTGCAGAACAAGGAGGGCTACGATGTGATTGTGGCTACTACTGCCTTCGGAATGGGTATCGACAAGGACAACGTTCGCTTTGTGGCTCATTGGCAGATGCCGAAGTCATTCGAAGGCTATTACCAAGAAGCAGGCCGGGCTGGAAGAGATGGCAAGGCATCCCTGTGCATCATGTACTACAGTCGAGAAGACCGAGATCGAGCTGCATTCGTCATGCGACGAGAAGCTGAGAAGACCTACAACAAGCAGGGCCAGAACCGGGATGCCCAGATCCTGCGAGGCAAGAGCCTGCAAGCGCTTATAGGCTATTGTGAGAATGTCAACGGATGCAGACACAAGTTGATTGCTAAGTACTTTGGCGAGAAAGAGGCGCCGCCATGCGATTATGCCTGCGATTGGCATAAAGATCCCGTCACCCTAGCACGGAGGAAAGACCAAGACCTTTCGAGCGAAGAGTGGATTGCGACACAACGGCAGACAGGCACGTACGACTGCGAAGGCTATGATTGA
- a CDS encoding Cytochrome P450 monooxygenase sdnT: MSIFTTVHAAACLLIIRALRAFLAGIASLLVLVIYRLYLHPLSKVPGPRLGAISNIWHAYHARNGRMLKLGKTLHQQYGPVVRVGPNEVWLNSKEAFTKIYGATLGYEKSDFYVALALHRPQITSTLELAFPDTLDLLGEFDMERYRLQRRLIGPIYQKRNSLKHEKAIDDVLIKAVERLRDLQGAEVDLKEWMHVITVECLTAIVLSWSPGFLRDGTDHGSGSHAYLSWRRKSVFGLFPCAEVMDAYSRTLGRLFANAWGLSFKLPPHFKALFPMLGSKTSKRIAVALRSNSPKDNRRDLASELIRLHKEKPEFTADYLKRMIMTNFGAGHETTTSTLTSALAMIGSHEEVQERNRSELSNMTEDDEVISFAAYTDLSYTQAAIKESLRLHPVIGMSLSRRVPPSGLHLHGHYLPPGTNVGCNPISLHRNPDIFGDDAELFRPERWLDESRAREMERCNLIWGGGARTCPGRSLAEMIVGKVVPTLLKEFEIEIKMPEEEEVCYYFMAMLTGVKVRFLARGEGG, encoded by the coding sequence ATGTCGATTTTCACTACGGTGCACGCCGCTGCCTGCCTGCTCATCATCAGAGCCTTGAGAGCTTTCCTGGCGGGTATCGCTTCGCTTCTAGTTCTCGTCATCTATCGACTTTACCTCCATCCGCTGTCAAAAGTCCCTGGACCACGACTTGGAGCAATTTCTAACATCTGGCATGCCTATCACGCTCGCAACGGACGCATGCTCAAGCTGGGCAAGACTCTACACCAGCAGTACGGACCAGTTGTACGCGTTGGGCCTAACGAAGTTTGGCTGAACAGCAAAGAAGCGTTCACGAAAATCTACGGTGCAACGCTGGGGTATGAGAAGTCTGATTTCTATGTTGCGCTGGCATTGCACAGGCCGCAGATCACTTCGACGCTGGAGCTGGCGTTTCCGGATACGTTGGATCTGCTGGGAGAGTTCGATATGGAGCGATATCGATTGCAGAGACGACTGATTGGACCGATCTATCAGAAGCGGAACTCGCTTAAGCATGAGAAGGCTATTGATGATGTGTTGATTAAGGCTGTCGAGCGGCTGAGAGATCTGCAAGGGGCTGAGGTTGATTTGAAGGAGTGGATGCACGTCATCACAGTCGAGTGCCTCACGGCCATCGTTCTTTCCTGGTCACctggcttccttcgagaTGGCACTGATCATGGTTCTGGCAGCCACGCATATCTCAGCTGGCGACGCAAGAGTGTGTTCGGTCTGTTCCCATGTGCTGAGGTCATGGATGCGTATTCTCGAACACTTGGCCGGTTGTTCGCAAACGCTTGGGGATTGTCATTTAAGCTGCCACCGCACTTCAAGGCTCTGTTTCCAATGCTTGGTAGCAAGACTTCAAAGCGAATCGCTGTTGCGTTGAGGTCAAACTCGCCAAAGGACAATCGACGGGATCTAGCGTCGGAGCTGATACGGCTACATAAGGAGAAGCCGGAGTTTACGGCAGATTACCTTAAGCGTATGATTATGACGAACTTTGGTGCTGGTCATGAGACGACGACATCGACGTTGACATCAGCTTTGGCGATGATCGGCTCGCATGAAGAAGTACAAGAGAGAAACCGCTCCGAGCTTTCCAACATGACCGAAGACGACGAAGTGATATCTTTCGCCGCATACACAGATCTGTCGTACACACAAGCAGCGATCAAGGAGTCCCTACGCCTCCATCCGGTCATCGGAATGAGTCTCTCCCGGAGAGTACCTCCCAGTGGTCTCCACCTTCACGGCCACTACTTGCCACCTGGCACGAACGTCGGCTGCAATCCTATCTCGCTACATCGCAACCCAGATATCTTCGGAGACGATGCTGAGCTGTTCAGACCGGAGCGCTGGCTGGACGAGTCTCGAGCTCGAGAGATGGAGCGCTGTAATCTGATCTGGGGTGGTGGTGCGAGGACTTGTCCTGGAAGAAGCCTGGCGGAGATGATTGTGGGAAAGGTTGTGCCAACGCTCTTAAAAGAATTTGAGATTGAGATCAAGATGCCGGAGGAAGAGGAAGTGTGTTATTACTTTATGGCTATGTTGACTGGGGTTAAAGTGAGGTTCCTGGCGCGAGGAGAAGGTGGATGA